One genomic window of Pelomicrobium methylotrophicum includes the following:
- a CDS encoding DsrE/DsrF/DrsH-like family protein, whose amino-acid sequence MAKIGVVVVSGMRERLQMAAMVASVGAVSGHEVAVFLSMNALPYFRQGVEPLALAEGEVGVRLEERRAPPFKQLFQQAVELGQAKLYPCSMAMDVLGLQREDLEPYLAEPLGLTKFLEDCGDAQVWSF is encoded by the coding sequence ATGGCCAAGATCGGTGTTGTGGTGGTTTCGGGGATGCGGGAGCGGTTGCAGATGGCGGCGATGGTGGCCTCGGTGGGGGCGGTGAGCGGCCACGAAGTGGCGGTGTTCTTATCGATGAATGCTTTGCCCTATTTTCGCCAAGGGGTTGAGCCCCTGGCGCTGGCCGAGGGCGAGGTGGGTGTGCGGCTGGAAGAGAGGCGGGCGCCGCCTTTCAAGCAGCTGTTTCAACAGGCGGTGGAGCTGGGGCAGGCCAAGCTCTATCCCTGTTCGATGGCGATGGACGTGCTGGGTTTGCAGCGCGAGGACTTGGAGCCTTATCTGGCCGAGCCCTTGGGGCTGACGAAGTTTTTAGAGGATTGTGGGGATGCCCAGGTCTGGTCGTTCTGA
- a CDS encoding sulfurtransferase TusA family protein, which yields MVKKIVDARGSFCPGPLMELIAQLKLVEVGDELEVLSTDRGSAHDIPQWVRKVGHELLGSREEDGVWHITVRKAK from the coding sequence ATGGTCAAAAAGATCGTGGATGCCCGCGGCAGCTTCTGTCCAGGGCCCCTGATGGAGTTGATTGCGCAGCTCAAGCTCGTTGAAGTGGGCGACGAGCTGGAAGTGCTCTCCACCGACCGGGGTTCGGCCCACGACATCCCGCAGTGGGTGCGCAAGGTGGGGCACGAGTTGCTCGGCAGCCGAGAGGAGGACGGCGTCTGGCACATCACGGTGCGCAAGGCCAAATAG